In a single window of the Bufo bufo chromosome 5, aBufBuf1.1, whole genome shotgun sequence genome:
- the LOC121001465 gene encoding LOW QUALITY PROTEIN: centromere protein L-like (The sequence of the model RefSeq protein was modified relative to this genomic sequence to represent the inferred CDS: inserted 3 bases in 2 codons; deleted 2 bases in 1 codon): protein MQTPTDGVLTPRSRSSARRSSHFHSPRYPPGSLNSAGRQSALRSLSKRKILQCTPLEKTLDPALASLLLQKQWTLYSVTPMYNFSYTRMKEYSKHMSAHIAAEKQKGLAIEXGSETNLKAKFSCLPVLKEKDRDPLAVLIQISSKPPLTKASTEDRIVWTGWFCGTNTEDDLLEVLSKTFPCLPLFLYNGSEALTAIVGTWFQRNFDCCFGKLVISSQDLTWLAAMWTGYEVSGSVSATELVFSVPVEPSMDISYASHAEDFKTLWNDIHKSKDEVTLEEVDNLFQCLYSQFFRYFRIHLSATQLVKVTASVASAHCEGXKFLSKDYLIRVLEFITELAIN, encoded by the exons atgcaaacaccaaccgatggggtgttaacccccagaagtaggtcatcggcacgaaggagcagtcattttcacagccCGAGGTATCCTCCCGGAAGCTTGAACTCTGCAGGTCGACAGTCAGCATTgcgaagcttgtctaaaagaaaaatcctgcagtgcacccccttggagAAAACTCTTGATCCGGCACTGGCTtctttgctccttcaaaaacaatggactctgtacagcgtgacaccgatgtataatttctcatacaccagaatgaaagagtattccaagcacatgtctgcccacatagctgccgagaagcagaagggtcttgccattg gtgggtCAGAGAcgaacctaaaagccaaattttcctgtttacctgtACTCAAAGaaaaggacagagatccactggctgtaCTCATACAAATTTCATCAAAGCCTCCACTCACtaaggcaagcacagaggaccggattgtgtggacaggttGGTTTTGTGGGACG AACACAGAggacgatctattggaggtgttatCAAAGACatttccttgcctcccgctcttcctgtataacggctcTGAGGCGCTCACGGCTATCGTAGGgacgtggttccaaagaaactttgactgttgtttcggtaagctggtgatcagttctcaggaccttacttggctagcagcgatgtggaccgggtatgaagtgtctggatcagtgtcggccacagagcttgttttctctgtgcccgtcgaacctagcatggacatttcttatgccagCCACGCAGAGGACTTtaagactttatggaatgatattcataaatcaaaggacgaggtcacattggaggaagtggacaatttattccaatgtctttactcgcaGTTCTTCAGAtactttagaatccacttatcagcaacccagctcgtcAAGGTGACGGCATCTGTGGCATCAGCGCATTGTGAAGG AAAGTTCCTCAGTAAGGACTACCTAATCCGAGTGCTGGAATTCATCACGGAGCTGGCCATTAATTGA